AGTCGCGAGATGAATTGGAGGCACGAGTCCGAAAGGCCCCGGCCGATGGCCTGGTCATGGGAATCGGTCGAGTGAACGGGGCTCTCTTCGGACCCGAACGATCACGCTGCGTCGCCATCTCTTACGACTACACGGTATTCGCCGGCACTCAGGGCGGGAAAGGCCACGAGAAAACAGACCGCATGCTCGAAGTCGCCGAGCAGCAGCGGCTTCCTTTGGTGTTCTTCACTGAAGGCGGCGGCGGTCGAACCATGGGCTATCCCGGCGATCCGCCGGCGCCGCCAGCGTACACGGGCGGGCTCAAGTTTGGCACATGGCGCCATCTTGGAAAGCTCTCGGGCTTGGTCCCGCTCGTGGGCATCACGTCGGGGCGCTGCTTCGCCGGAAATGCGCTCCTCCTCGCGCTGTGCGACGTGATCATTGCGACCCGAGACTCGACAATCGGCATCGGCGGACCGGCCATGATCGAAGGCGGCGGGCTTGGGCGGTATGCACCGGAAGAGGTTGGTCCCGTCGACGTCCAAGAGCCCAATGGGGTAATCGACATTGTTGTCGAAGACGAGGCCGAGGCCGTTGAGGTCGCCAAACGTTACCTGTCGTACTTCCAAGGACTTGTGACCGATTGGACCGCCCCAGACCAACGCGCCCTTCGTCATATGATTCCGCAGAACCGGAGATCTCCGTACGACATCCGGAAGATCATCGCCACGATAGCCGACGAGGGTTCGATGCTCGAGCTTCGTCGGCGATTTGGTCTCGCCGTGGTGACGGCGTTCATACGGGTACAAGGCCGCACGGTTGGCGTCATCGCCAGCAACAGCAGTTCGCCGACCGGCGGGGCTGTGGACTCCGATGCCGCCGATAAGACGGCTCGGTTTATGCAACTGTGTGACGCGTTCGACATCCCGATCCTCTCGATGTTGGATGTGCCCGGTAACATGGTTGGACCGGAGGCGGAAAAGACTGCCACGGTTCGGCATTGCGGGCGGCTTTATGTGACCGGCGCGAACGTCACCGTGCCCATGTTTGGGGTCGTCTTGCGCAAAGCGTACGGCCTTGGTGCGCTCGCGATGACGGGCGGGGGCTTCCATGTGCCGTCGTTCGTGGTGTCTTGGCCTACGGGGGAGTTCGCTGGGATGGGCCTCGAGGGCCAAATCAAGTTGGAGCGGCGCGGGGAACTGGCGGCCATCGAGAACATCGCCGAGCGCAAGGCTCGCTTCCAGGAACTTCTGGCGCAGGCCTATGACTGGGCATCCGCCGTGAACGGCGCAACCGTGTTCGAGTTCGATGACGTAATCGATCCGGCCGACACCCGGCGCTGGATCATCATGGGGCTTGAGGCGACTCCCCTCCCAGCGCCGCGGGAAGGCAAGAAGCGCGCCTTCGTAGACACGTGGTGATGACGTGGTGCTGCCACCCTTACCGCGCTTAGCGACGCGATCGTCTCCGCAGCGCTCATGCGTCAGTGCCAGGGCCTCTAGTTGACTGTACACCATCAAGCTCGGAGCGTTGGCGTTGACTGCAAGGCTGGGCGCAGCACCTCCGACGCAACCCGCACCATGCAGAGAACTGCCTACTTTGCGACGGTGAACACAGTCTTCTGGGCTACAACTCGAGGCTCCGTGACCGCGGGAGGCTTTCCGTCAAAGCCGCCTGTCCGTTCGGCGCGACGAATGGTTTATCCAGCATCACAGCTCGATGCTGTTCGGTGTCTGGAAACTGTCGAGCGATGCGACGAATAGCGTCAAGCATTCAACGCGAGGATCTCGAGGTGTTCAGCGCTCGCAAGTAGCCGGGGCAGATATCGAGCGAACAGCCCGGTCAGCTTTCACCGACACCAAAACGCAGCTGCCATGCTGCTGCTTACCAGATGGCTCGATCCTTGCACTTCGATGCGCCGCCGAAAACGGGCATAGCCCACCTTCGGTTGGCAGAATTTCGCGTCTTCTGGATCGGCTTTTGCTGCCATCTGTCGTCGTCTCTTGCATATGTTTTGCCTAGGAGAACAGCGGCAAGAGTGTTTGATGACCACAGTTCTGATCACAGGCGCGAACCGAGGCATCGGCCTTGCGCTCGCGCGCCAATACGCCGCGGAACGTGCCGATGTGATTGGCTGCTGCCGCGAGCCAGCAAGAGCAAAGGAGTTAAAGGAGGTCGCGCCGACGTCTGGCGGTCACGTGCAGATCATGCAACTGGACGTGTCCGACGAGGCCTCGATCGCGTCGCTGAAGGGCGCGCTCAGCAATCAGCCGATTGATATTCTCATCAACAACGCGGGAATCGTCGGCCCAGAGACTCAGTCAGCCGACTGCATCGACGTCGAGGGCTGGATTAAGACGCTGCGCGTCAACGCCCTTGCGCCGATACTCATAGGCCAGGCGCTGCGCGACAACTTGAGGCGCGGCTTCGGGAAGAAGCTGGTGGCGATCAGCAGCGATGCCGGTTCCATCAGCATCGACTGTTACGCTGGGAGCCCTTCCGGCCGTAATAGATACGCCTACCGGGCTTCGAAGGCGGCGCTCAACAACGGCATGCGTGGGCTCGCGCGCGACTGGGCGGACGACGGCGTGCTGGTCGCGATACTAAATCCCGGCTTTGTGCGGACCGACATGACAGGTAGACGCGCCGCTGGCTCTTCCGCATCCATCTCCCCCGAAGAGAGCGCGCGCGGCATCATCCGACGGATCGCCGAGCTGGCGCCGAACACCAGCGGTGCCTTCCAGGATTATCGGGGCGAGCCAATACCGTGGTAACCCCTTTCGCTTTAGCCTGAGCGCTCAGCGCAAGGACCCGCCCAAGGGGCGTCGAGACGGTTGGGAATAGCCGCCCATTGCGCATAATCTGCGCCGTTCGACCGAGATGCCGCGCAAGTGGGTGAGCAAAGTATGCGTACCAACACCGATCACTCGCAAGCCGATGCAGCACCTCTGGTCCGGCGCTGCTTGACACGGAAGCACGGTGGGCTGGTCCTCAAATACGCTTTTCTTCGGAACGGCGCGCCATGAAGTATAGGAACCGGTGAGCCAGTCGCTACGCTACTGCGCCACGCGGGCGCGCATCCGATATCGCGCACCCAGCTGCTGCAATCGGTCAAGAAGAGCATCGCGGTCTGGTCGCCGATGGGCGCCGCAATGATGAGAGCGCCGCGAGGCACTCCAAGGCGTTTTTAAGGTCCGAGCTAGACAGGACCCTAGTCTCCGCCGCCAAGGACAAGAACGCGCCCGAAAGGTTTCGGAGTAGCAATGAGCGGGCCGGACCGGCCGCGCTTCATGCTCACAACCGCCAGTGCAGAACAGCCTTATGGGAAAGCGTTGGGAGTTCAAAGCCGGCGCGGTGATCGCCGATGAGCTATCACAGCAGCGGGTGTATTCTAGCCGGCTGGCGGCCGGGCTCGACAGGAAGATTGGGGCCCTCACGAAGCAAGCGCAGCTTCCTCCGTGAGGGCCCGGCGCCGATCAGGAAACCCGGGACTGGAGGACGTCCGACTGTTCCCTTCTAGGCCACCGCACGTGAAATCTCGCAAGGGAGACGGGCCGGCCTCCGCTGAAGGGGACCTCAGAAGATCTCGAAGAGACCGGCGGCGCCCATGCCGCCGCCGACGCACATGGTAACGACGCCGTACTTCGCGCCGCGGCGCTTGCCCTCGTACATCAGGTGCGCCGCGCAGCGGGCACCCGTCATCCCATACGGGTGTCCGATGGAAATCGAGCCGCCCGAGACATTCAGCTTCTCGTTTGGGATCCCCAACTTGTCGCGGCAGTAGAGTACCTGGCTCGCGAACGCCTCGTTCAGCTCCCAGATGTCGATGTCCTCGATCTTAAGTCCGTTGCGCTCAAGCAGCTTCGTTATTGCGAAGACCGGGCCGATGCCCATCTCCTCCGGCCGGCACCCGGCCACCGCCATGCCGCGATAGGCTCCTAGCGCCTCCAATCCGCGCCTCTCGGCCTGCTTGCCCTCGATCAGGAGTACGGCGGCAGCGCCGTCCGCGAGCTGGCTGGCGTTTCCGGCGGTGACGTACTTGCCTTCCTTGACATAGCGGCCGCCCTTGAACACTGGACCCAACTTTTTGAGATCCTCCAGCGTGGTCTGCGCCCGGTTGCACTCATCTGCGGCGATCGTGACCTCCTTGACGGCCGTCTCCTTGTTGAGCACGACTTTCATCATCGTGGTCACCGGCGTGATTTCGTGTGCAAAGCGTCCTTCGGACTGTGCCTGGGCGGTCCGCCGCTGGGATTGCAGGGCGTACTCGTCCTGTGCCTCGCGGGATACGCCATAGCGCTCGCCCACGAGCTCAGCAGTTTCGATCATCGAAGTCCACAGCTCCGGCACATGCTCGTTGAGCCACGGATC
This is a stretch of genomic DNA from Bradyrhizobium sp. CB2312. It encodes these proteins:
- a CDS encoding SDR family oxidoreductase; amino-acid sequence: MTTVLITGANRGIGLALARQYAAERADVIGCCREPARAKELKEVAPTSGGHVQIMQLDVSDEASIASLKGALSNQPIDILINNAGIVGPETQSADCIDVEGWIKTLRVNALAPILIGQALRDNLRRGFGKKLVAISSDAGSISIDCYAGSPSGRNRYAYRASKAALNNGMRGLARDWADDGVLVAILNPGFVRTDMTGRRAAGSSASISPEESARGIIRRIAELAPNTSGAFQDYRGEPIPW
- a CDS encoding acetyl-CoA C-acyltransferase, translating into MREAVIVAAKRTPIGKAYRGAFNNTHGATLGGEAIKAVVAQAGVDPGEIDDVAMGAAMQQGTTGDNIARQAALRAGLPNTVSGMTIDRQCSSGLMAVAVAAKYIINDGAPIAIGAGIESISLVQNDKVNRFMALDPWLNEHVPELWTSMIETAELVGERYGVSREAQDEYALQSQRRTAQAQSEGRFAHEITPVTTMMKVVLNKETAVKEVTIAADECNRAQTTLEDLKKLGPVFKGGRYVKEGKYVTAGNASQLADGAAAVLLIEGKQAERRGLEALGAYRGMAVAGCRPEEMGIGPVFAITKLLERNGLKIEDIDIWELNEAFASQVLYCRDKLGIPNEKLNVSGGSISIGHPYGMTGARCAAHLMYEGKRRGAKYGVVTMCVGGGMGAAGLFEIF